A stretch of DNA from Cryptomeria japonica chromosome 4, Sugi_1.0, whole genome shotgun sequence:
ACCTTCTCTGTTTTTGTTTGGGAAGTCATGTACGCGGGAAGTTTTTCAGCGATGATTGTGTTGCAAGATTTTGCGCTGCGTGTCCCACTAGAATGGTTGGTGACGATTTTAGTACTGACTAGCATGATGTTGCAGCTTGTTCTGGTTGTTCTGGGTGCACGCAGATATCTTACTTTAAGTGGCCTTTTGCGTTTTATGGTTTGGGGAGCCTACATTTCTGCGGATGCCGTGGCCATTTCTGCACTTGGGACCATGATGCACAGCGATCGGAGGGAGATGTATGAAATATGGGCTCCATTCTTACTCATGCATTTGGGAGGACCAGATGCTATAACTGCCTATTCCATGGCTGACAATGAGCTTTGGTTGAGACATGGATTCAATATGGTTTATCAAGTCTGCATGGCAGTGTGTGTCATGTATGCATCATCACTGAAAGGCTACCCATTAGCTACTGCTA
This window harbors:
- the LOC131875122 gene encoding uncharacterized protein LOC131875122 encodes the protein MYAGSFSAMIVLQDFALRVPLEWLVTILVLTSMMLQLVLVVLGARRYLTLSGLLRFMVWGAYISADAVAISALGTMMHSDRREMYEIWAPFLLMHLGGPDAITAYSMADNELWLRHGFNMVYQVCMAVCVMYASSLKGYPLATAILLLLVRFIKYAERTLALRYGNYLRIAISNLSTF